In Penaeus chinensis breed Huanghai No. 1 chromosome 26, ASM1920278v2, whole genome shotgun sequence, a single genomic region encodes these proteins:
- the LOC125038949 gene encoding phosphatidylglycerophosphatase and protein-tyrosine phosphatase 1-like isoform X2 produces MGRTMGRLFARLTFVPTLAFNLFMERASSRRWFDRIDNRVILGALPFRSMTKQLVEGEGVRGVVSMNEDYELKWLSNMKQEWATAGVNFLQLSTTDIFEAPCQEKLQQGVEFIRDFDRSNQEGLVYVHCKAGRTRSATLVACYLIAKNQWTPEKALTYIQERRAHIWLGPKQHEAIDIFYRSMQGAAAVA; encoded by the exons ATGGGCAGGACCATGGGCAGGCTGTTTGCTCGTCTCACCTTTGTGCCGACGCTGGCCTTCAACCTCTTCATGGAGAGGGCGTCTTCTCGAAGGTGGTTCGACCGCATCGATAACAGAGTCATTCTTGGTGCTCTGCCCTTCAGAAGCATGACAAAACAa CTtgttgaaggggaaggagtacGTGGGGTTGTGTCCATGAATGAGGATTACGAACTTAAGTGGCTTTCAAACATGAAACAG GAATGGGCAACTGCTGGGGTAAACTTCCTCCAGCTAAGTACAACAGACATTTTTGAAGCGCCTTGCCAGGAGAAATTGCAGCAAGGGGTCGAGTTCATCAGGGACTTCGACAGGAGCAACCAGGAGGGGCTTGTCTATGTCCACTGCAAAGCTGGACGGACGAGGAGTGCCACGCTTGTAGCATGTTACCTCATTGCG AAAAACCAGTGGACCCCAGAGAAAGCACTGACCTACATACAGGAAAGACGCGCCCACATCTGGCTCGGACCAAAACAGCACGAAGCTATTGATATTTTCTATCGGTCAATGCAAGGAGCAGCTGCCGTCGCATGA
- the LOC125038949 gene encoding phosphatidylglycerophosphatase and protein-tyrosine phosphatase 1-like isoform X1, which produces MNSNSPDMGRTMGRLFARLTFVPTLAFNLFMERASSRRWFDRIDNRVILGALPFRSMTKQLVEGEGVRGVVSMNEDYELKWLSNMKQEWATAGVNFLQLSTTDIFEAPCQEKLQQGVEFIRDFDRSNQEGLVYVHCKAGRTRSATLVACYLIAKNQWTPEKALTYIQERRAHIWLGPKQHEAIDIFYRSMQGAAAVA; this is translated from the exons ATGAACTCTAATTCGCCAGA tATGGGCAGGACCATGGGCAGGCTGTTTGCTCGTCTCACCTTTGTGCCGACGCTGGCCTTCAACCTCTTCATGGAGAGGGCGTCTTCTCGAAGGTGGTTCGACCGCATCGATAACAGAGTCATTCTTGGTGCTCTGCCCTTCAGAAGCATGACAAAACAa CTtgttgaaggggaaggagtacGTGGGGTTGTGTCCATGAATGAGGATTACGAACTTAAGTGGCTTTCAAACATGAAACAG GAATGGGCAACTGCTGGGGTAAACTTCCTCCAGCTAAGTACAACAGACATTTTTGAAGCGCCTTGCCAGGAGAAATTGCAGCAAGGGGTCGAGTTCATCAGGGACTTCGACAGGAGCAACCAGGAGGGGCTTGTCTATGTCCACTGCAAAGCTGGACGGACGAGGAGTGCCACGCTTGTAGCATGTTACCTCATTGCG AAAAACCAGTGGACCCCAGAGAAAGCACTGACCTACATACAGGAAAGACGCGCCCACATCTGGCTCGGACCAAAACAGCACGAAGCTATTGATATTTTCTATCGGTCAATGCAAGGAGCAGCTGCCGTCGCATGA
- the LOC125039185 gene encoding electron transfer flavoprotein subunit beta-like translates to MSLKVLVGVKRVIDYAVKIRVRPDKLGVVTDGVKHSMNPFDEIAIEEAVRLKEKKIAKEVIAVSCGPAQAQETIRTALAMGADRGIHVEVPAKEMEKLEPLHVSKILAKLVEKEGGDLLIVGKQAIDDDSNATAQMTASLLNWPQATFASEIKKTDGELEVTREIDGGLESIKVKLPAVVSADLRLNEPRYATLPNIMKAKKKKIQKMKPADLSVDVTPHLEVVEVVDPPVREAGIKVDDVDTLVAKLKEAGRI, encoded by the exons ATGTCTCTCAAAGTCCTCGTTGGCGTGAAGAGGGTGATCGATTATGCCGTGAAG ATTCGTGTCCGCCCTGACAAATTGGGCGTGGTGACAGATGGCGTCAAGCACTCGATGAACCCCTTTGATGAGATTGCAATTGAAGAAGCAGTCCGTctaaaggagaagaagattgCCAAGGAGGTTATTGCTGTCTCATGTGGTCCTGCACAAGCACAG GAGACCATCAGGACTGCCTTGGCTATGGGAGCTGATCGCGGCATTCACGTGGAAGTCCCAGCCAAGGAGATGGAGAAGTTGGAACCCCTCCACGTGTCCAAGATCTTGGCAAAGCttgtggagaaggaagggggagacctGCTGATCGTAGGCAAGCAGGCCATCGATGACGACTCCAATGCCACAGCTCAGATGACGGCATCTCTCCTGAACTGGCCTCAGGCGACTTTTGCTTCTGAA ATAAAGAAAACAGATGGTGAATTGGAAGTGACTCGAGAAATTGACGGCGGGCTGGAGTCCATCAAAGTGAAACTTCCTGCTGTTGTTTCAGCAGATTTGCGACTGAATGAACCTCGTTATGCCACACTCCCCAACATCATG AaagccaagaagaagaagatccaGAAGATGAAACCGGCTGACCTTAGTGTGGATGTTACGCCTCACCTGGAAGTCGTGGAGGTGGTTGACCCCCCAGTGAGAGAGGCAGGAATCAAGGTGGACGATGTAGATACCCTTGTGGCTAAGCTCAAGGAAGCCGGACGCATCTGA
- the LOC125038942 gene encoding adenosine deaminase-like protein isoform X2 translates to MTKNQYIETVLEAMIEEMSQNTITVRLLISIDRSRGLDDAWDTLKLAKQYAAHERFKTLICGMDISGNPQAGNLVDYIPILREAKQCGLKLSVHLAEVVNEKETLELLKTELIDRIGHGTFIHPETGGSQELLQLVKSQAIPLELCLSSNIKSGTVKSAEDHHFSCWRKDEHPVVICTDDKGVFSTTLSEEYKICAETFHLKKTDLHELCLAAVEMTFLSQEEKDRLRQTIDKELDKLTQLESV, encoded by the exons ATGACGAAGAATCAGTATATCGAGACAGTTCTCGAGGCTATGAT AGAGGAAATGAGTCAGAACACTATTACTGTTCGATTACTCATTTCCATCGACCGTTCTCGTGGTTTGGACGATGCATGGGACACCCTGAAGTTAGCCAAGCAATATGCTGCTCAT gaACGCTTCAAAACCCTTATATGTGGAATGGACATAAGTGGGAATCCCCAGGCTGGAAACCTCGTTGATTATATCCCCATACTGCGAGAAGCAAAGCAGTGTGGACTCAAGCTTTCAGTTCATCTTGCGGAG GTTGTAAATGAAAAGGAAACCCTGGAACTCTTAAAGACTGAACTTATAGACAGAATCGGTCACGGGACATTCATTCACCCGGAGACAGGAGGGTCACAGGAGCTGCTGCAGCTCGTCAAAAGTCAGGCGATTCCACTTG AACTGTGTCTCTCATCAAACATTAAATCTGGGACAGTCAAAAGTGCAGAGGACCATCACTTTTCCTGCTGGAGGAAGGATGAGCATCCAGTTGTTATATGT acTGATGACAAAGGGGTATTTTCAACCACACTTAGTGAAGAATACAAAATATGTGCAGAA ACATTTCATCTCAAAAAGACAGACCTTCATGAGTTGTGTCTTGCAGCTGTTGAAATGACCTTCTTGtcacaggaagaaaaagacagattaaGGCAAACTATTGATAAGGAGCTTGATAAATTAACACAATTAGAATCAGTATAA
- the LOC125038942 gene encoding adenosine deaminase-like protein isoform X1 yields the protein MDLSEYCKSLPKIELHAHLTGSLSDATVLKLLRAKQAAGGANLPQSAEVTIQRGHKRTLEECFEVFRILHCLTDNLSAVKTIARDVIQEFVADNVCYLELRTTPKAIPGVMTKNQYIETVLEAMIEEMSQNTITVRLLISIDRSRGLDDAWDTLKLAKQYAAHERFKTLICGMDISGNPQAGNLVDYIPILREAKQCGLKLSVHLAEVVNEKETLELLKTELIDRIGHGTFIHPETGGSQELLQLVKSQAIPLELCLSSNIKSGTVKSAEDHHFSCWRKDEHPVVICTDDKGVFSTTLSEEYKICAETFHLKKTDLHELCLAAVEMTFLSQEEKDRLRQTIDKELDKLTQLESV from the exons ATGGATTTAAGCGAATACTGCAAGAGCTTACCGAAGATT gAACTTCATGCTCACCTCACAGGATCTCTGAGTGATGCCACAGTACTTAAGCTTCTGCGAGCGAAGCAGGCTGCGGGTGGGGCCAACCTCCCCCAGTCAGCAGAGGTTACCATCCAGCGTGGCCACAAACGCACACTTGAGGA GTGTTTCGAAGTCTTCAGGATACTACACTGCCTAACGGATAATCTCAGCGCAGTAAAGACTATAGCGAGAGATGTTATTCAGGAGTTCGTAGCGGACAATGTGTGCTATTTGGAACTGAGAACGACCCCAAAAGCCATTCCTGGAGTAATGACGAAGAATCAGTATATCGAGACAGTTCTCGAGGCTATGAT AGAGGAAATGAGTCAGAACACTATTACTGTTCGATTACTCATTTCCATCGACCGTTCTCGTGGTTTGGACGATGCATGGGACACCCTGAAGTTAGCCAAGCAATATGCTGCTCAT gaACGCTTCAAAACCCTTATATGTGGAATGGACATAAGTGGGAATCCCCAGGCTGGAAACCTCGTTGATTATATCCCCATACTGCGAGAAGCAAAGCAGTGTGGACTCAAGCTTTCAGTTCATCTTGCGGAG GTTGTAAATGAAAAGGAAACCCTGGAACTCTTAAAGACTGAACTTATAGACAGAATCGGTCACGGGACATTCATTCACCCGGAGACAGGAGGGTCACAGGAGCTGCTGCAGCTCGTCAAAAGTCAGGCGATTCCACTTG AACTGTGTCTCTCATCAAACATTAAATCTGGGACAGTCAAAAGTGCAGAGGACCATCACTTTTCCTGCTGGAGGAAGGATGAGCATCCAGTTGTTATATGT acTGATGACAAAGGGGTATTTTCAACCACACTTAGTGAAGAATACAAAATATGTGCAGAA ACATTTCATCTCAAAAAGACAGACCTTCATGAGTTGTGTCTTGCAGCTGTTGAAATGACCTTCTTGtcacaggaagaaaaagacagattaaGGCAAACTATTGATAAGGAGCTTGATAAATTAACACAATTAGAATCAGTATAA